One genomic region from Equus asinus isolate D_3611 breed Donkey chromosome 8, EquAss-T2T_v2, whole genome shotgun sequence encodes:
- the PLA2G7 gene encoding platelet-activating factor acetylhydrolase isoform X2 encodes MLPPKLHVLFCLCSCLVLIHPFDWQDPNPVAHIKSSAWVNKIQALMAAASLGQTKIPRGNGSYPVGCTDLMFDYTDKGTFLRLYYPSQDGDRSDTLWIPNKEYFWGLSKFLGRHWLMGKVLSLLYGSLTIPASWNSPLRTGEKYPLIIFSHGLGAFRTIYSAIGIDLASHGFIVAAVEHRDGSASATYYFQDQSAAEIGNKSWLYFRSLKREEEEVLVRNEQVQQRAKECSQALDLILDIDHGRPVKNVLDSEFGVEQLKDSIDRNKIAVIGHSFGGATVLQALSEDQRFRCGIALDAWMLPVGDEVYSRIPQPLFFINSERFQYPANIIKMKKCYLPDKERKMITIRGSVHQNFADFTFATGKIIGYIFTLKGDIDSNVALDLSNKASLAFLQKHLGLQKDFDQWDSLIEGEDDNLIPGTNIDTANQHVTLQNSTGIEKSNLD; translated from the exons CATGGGTCAATAAAATCCAAGCTTTGATGGCTGCTGCAAGCCTTGGCCAAACTAAAATCCCCAGAGGAAATGGATCTTATCCCGTTGGTTGTACAGACTTGATGTTTGATTATACTGATAAG GGCACCTTCTTGCGTTTGTATTATCCATCCCAAGATGGTGATCGCTCTGACACCCTTTGGATCCCAAACAAAGAATATTTTTGGGGTCTTAGTAAATTTCTTGGAAGACACTGGCTTATGGGCAAAGTTTTGAGCTTATTATACG GTTCACTGACAATTCCTGCAAGCTGGAATTCCCCTCTGAGGACGGGTGAAAAATACCCACTAATCATTTTTTCTCATGGTCTTGGAGCATTCAG GACAATTTATTCTGCTATCGGCATTGACCTGGCATCTCACGGGTTTATAGTTGCTGCTGTGGAACACAG AGATGGGTCCGCATCCGCGACTTACTATTTCCAGGACCAGTCTGCTGCAGAAATAGGGAACAAGTCTTGGCTCTATTTCAGAAGCCTAAAacgagaggaggaggaggtgcttGTACGAAATGAGCAG GTACAGCAAAGAGCAAAGGAGTGTTCTCAAGCTCTCGATTTGATTCTTGACATTGATCATGGAAGGCCAGTGAAGAATGTATTAGATTCAGAGTTTGGCGTGGAACAACTGAAG GACTCTATCGATAGGAATAAAATAGCAGTAATCGGACATTCTTTTGGCGGAGCGACGGTTCTTCAGGCTCTTAGTGAAGACCAGAGATTCAG GTGTGGTATTGCCCTGGATGCATGGATGCTTCCAGTGGGTGATGAAGTATATTCGAGAATTCCTCAGCCCCTCTTTTTCATCAACTCAGAACGGTTTCAATATCCTGCTaatatcataaaaatgaaaaaatgctacTTAcctgataaagaaagaaaaatgattacaATCAG AGGTTCAGTCCATCAGAATTTTGCTGACTTCACTTTTGCAACTGGCAAAATAATTGGATACATATTCACATTAAAAGGAGATATCGATTCAAATGTAGCTCTTGATCTTAGCAACAAAGCTTCACTAGCATTCTTACAAAAGCATTTAG GACTTCAGAAAGATTTTGATCAGTGGGATTCTTTGATCGAAGGGGAAGACGATAATCTTATTCCAGGGACCAACATTGACACAGCCAACCAACATGTCACTTTACAGAACTCTACAGGAATAGAGAAATCGAATTTAGATtaa
- the PLA2G7 gene encoding platelet-activating factor acetylhydrolase isoform X3: MAAASLGQTKIPRGNGSYPVGCTDLMFDYTDKGTFLRLYYPSQDGDRSDTLWIPNKEYFWGLSKFLGRHWLMGKVLSLLYGSLTIPASWNSPLRTGEKYPLIIFSHGLGAFRTIYSAIGIDLASHGFIVAAVEHRDGSASATYYFQDQSAAEIGNKSWLYFRSLKREEEEVLVRNEQVQQRAKECSQALDLILDIDHGRPVKNVLDSEFGVEQLKDSIDRNKIAVIGHSFGGATVLQALSEDQRFRCGIALDAWMLPVGDEVYSRIPQPLFFINSERFQYPANIIKMKKCYLPDKERKMITIRGSVHQNFADFTFATGKIIGYIFTLKGDIDSNVALDLSNKASLAFLQKHLGLQKDFDQWDSLIEGEDDNLIPGTNIDTANQHVTLQNSTGIEKSNLD, translated from the exons ATGGCTGCTGCAAGCCTTGGCCAAACTAAAATCCCCAGAGGAAATGGATCTTATCCCGTTGGTTGTACAGACTTGATGTTTGATTATACTGATAAG GGCACCTTCTTGCGTTTGTATTATCCATCCCAAGATGGTGATCGCTCTGACACCCTTTGGATCCCAAACAAAGAATATTTTTGGGGTCTTAGTAAATTTCTTGGAAGACACTGGCTTATGGGCAAAGTTTTGAGCTTATTATACG GTTCACTGACAATTCCTGCAAGCTGGAATTCCCCTCTGAGGACGGGTGAAAAATACCCACTAATCATTTTTTCTCATGGTCTTGGAGCATTCAG GACAATTTATTCTGCTATCGGCATTGACCTGGCATCTCACGGGTTTATAGTTGCTGCTGTGGAACACAG AGATGGGTCCGCATCCGCGACTTACTATTTCCAGGACCAGTCTGCTGCAGAAATAGGGAACAAGTCTTGGCTCTATTTCAGAAGCCTAAAacgagaggaggaggaggtgcttGTACGAAATGAGCAG GTACAGCAAAGAGCAAAGGAGTGTTCTCAAGCTCTCGATTTGATTCTTGACATTGATCATGGAAGGCCAGTGAAGAATGTATTAGATTCAGAGTTTGGCGTGGAACAACTGAAG GACTCTATCGATAGGAATAAAATAGCAGTAATCGGACATTCTTTTGGCGGAGCGACGGTTCTTCAGGCTCTTAGTGAAGACCAGAGATTCAG GTGTGGTATTGCCCTGGATGCATGGATGCTTCCAGTGGGTGATGAAGTATATTCGAGAATTCCTCAGCCCCTCTTTTTCATCAACTCAGAACGGTTTCAATATCCTGCTaatatcataaaaatgaaaaaatgctacTTAcctgataaagaaagaaaaatgattacaATCAG AGGTTCAGTCCATCAGAATTTTGCTGACTTCACTTTTGCAACTGGCAAAATAATTGGATACATATTCACATTAAAAGGAGATATCGATTCAAATGTAGCTCTTGATCTTAGCAACAAAGCTTCACTAGCATTCTTACAAAAGCATTTAG GACTTCAGAAAGATTTTGATCAGTGGGATTCTTTGATCGAAGGGGAAGACGATAATCTTATTCCAGGGACCAACATTGACACAGCCAACCAACATGTCACTTTACAGAACTCTACAGGAATAGAGAAATCGAATTTAGATtaa